The Amycolatopsis sp. DG1A-15b genome contains the following window.
GTTACCGCGTCGTCCGTTGAGCTTGGCCCGCTCCCGCGCTGGCGGTCCTTCGCCGGCCTGCCGTTCTCCCCTGGGGCAAGCGGGCACGGAGGCGTCGCTTCGACATAATCGGGGTCATGCCGTTGTTCGACTACTTCCGCGCACCCGACGCCGACGCCGTGCAGCGGGTGATGAGTGCCAGTGACGGGTGCTCTCCGATGGGCGAGGTGTTCGACGGTGTCGACGCGAAGGGAATCGATCCGACGGTCGTGCTGGGCATGATGGTCGCCGCGATCCGCAAGGTGCCGTGGAGCCCGGACCTCGTTGAGCAGAAGCTGGTGTGGCCACCGGGTGGGGAACAGGACCTCGACCACGAGGGCCCGTGGGTGGCCGAGCTGAACGCTTCGGCCCGCGACGTGCTGGCCGAGGCCGGCGATCTGCCCCGGGTGGCGCAGGAGTGGGCCCGGATCGAGGAACTCGGCGGCCACCTCGACGTCAGGGACGCGCAGGCGTTCATCGAGACGATGGTCGGGCTCGCGGGGCGGGCGCGGGAAGCCGATGAGCTCCTGTACTGCTGGATGAGCCTCTAGGGCGTAACACGCCACCGCCAGGGAAAGCGCTCACGACGGCGCCATGGGGCCGGTCAGGCAGTGCTGCACCAGCGGGCCGAACCGTTCGACCAGTTCGTCGACGGAGGAGGACGCGATCGGTTCGATCCGCATGATGTACCGCGCCACCGTGAGACCGAGGATCTGGACGTTGACCATGGCGGCGCGCAGTGCCGCGTCGGGTGTGCCGAGCAGTGCCGCCAGCCGGTCGGTGATTTCGCGGTCGATGAACTCGCGCAGCAGCGCTTCGGACCGGGCGTCGGTCGGTGCCGATCTGGTCAGCATCACCAGGGGGGTGCGGCCGGACTTGTCGAGGTTCTCCACCAGGGTGCGGACGATGCGCTCGCCGGTCGTGTCGAGGTCGCCGGCGAAGATCGACTCGATGGCCGGCGGGACGGTGCCGGACATCTCGACAGCGGCGCCGAACAGGCCCTGCTTGGTGCCGAAGAAGTAGAACACCATCGCCGGGTCGACGCCCGCCGCGGTGGCGATCGCGCGCACGGTCGTGGCGCCGTAACCGTGCTCACCGAACAGTTCCCGCGCGGTCCGGAGGATCCGCTGCTTGCTCTCCGCGCCGGACCGCCAGCGTCCGGGGCGGCCGTGGGTGTCGTCTTCCATCATGACCACCGCAGTCTAGCACCCTTTCTTCATCAACCGGTGGAGTTTTGCCCGAACCCGCCGTAGCGTGTTCTTCATCGGATGGTGAAGAAAGGGTGCGGACATGAGGGTGATCGTGATCGGCGCCGGTCTCGGCGGGCTGACGCTGGCCCACGGGCTCCGCCGGGCGGGCATCGACGTCGCCGTGTACGAGCGGGACGGCGCGCGGGGACGTCCGCAGGGCGTGAGCCTGCACGTCGACGACCGGGGCGCGGCGGCCCTGCGGGCGTGCCTGCCCCCGGCGCACGCCGCGATGGCGGAGGCGACGATGGGAGGGCCGCGCGAGCAGACCCTGACACTGTCCGATGTGGAGGGAGAGCTGACTGTCGTGGGCACCCGGCCGTCCGACGGTTCGGCCGGCCGGGCGCGGCCTGGCCGGCAGGTCCACCGGCCGTTGCTCCGGGCGGTGCTGCTGACGGGGCTGGACGACGTGGTCCGGTTCGGCGCGGAGTTCACGCGGTTCGAGCGGCGCGCCGATGGCACGGTCCGGGTCTTCTTCGCCGACGGCGCCGCGGTCACCGGGGACGTACTGGTCGGCGCGGACGGGGCCGGTTCGGCGGTTCGGCGCCGGTACCTGCCGGACGTGCGGGTGGCCGACACGGGACGACGCATGATCATGGGCGCGACTCCGCTGCGAGCGGTGGCCGGCACCGGGTTGCCGGCGCTGGTCGGCGACAACCCGGCCGTCGCGCGGGTGGGCGGCACGATGATGGCGCTGGGCGTGCTGCGGTTCACCCGGCGGCCGGTGGCCGCGCGGGAGGAGTTGCTGCCCGCGCTGAGTTCCCGCGCTGTCGTCGACACCGAGGACTACGTGATGTGGGCGCTGCCCGGCACGCCGGAGCGGCTCGGCTCGCCGGCCACGGTGTGGCGCCGGGCCCAGGACCTGGCGGCGGGCCTGCACCCGACGCTGCGGCTGATCGTCGCCGAAGCCTGGCCGGACCTCACGGCCGCGCTCCGGATCGGGACGATCCCGCCGATGCCCGCCTGGCCCGCCAGCCCGGTGACGGTCATCGGCGACGCCATCCACCTGGCCCCGGGTTTCGGTGCCAACCTGGCGATGCGGGACGCGCACCGCCTCGGCGAGGCGCTGGCCGAGGCGGACCGCGGCCGGCTCGACCTGCTCGGCGCGATCGGCGCCTACGAGGACACCATGCGCCGCACCAGCTTCACGCCCGTCGCGGCGAAGGCGAGCGCATGAGCCTCGATGTGCTGACCCGGAAGTCCCTGTCGTTGTTCGACGCGGTGGGCGGGTGGCGCACGGTCGTCGAGAGCGTCGTGTCCCGGGTGGTGTTCCTGGTCGCCTCCCTGCTGACCGGCCGGGTGTGGACCGCCGCGCTGATCGCCGTCGGCGCCGTGGCGGTGCTCGCGATCGTGCGCGTGTGGACCGACCGGCGCCCCTGGCCGGCGGCGATCGGGCTGGCCATCGTCGGGGGCTCCGCCCTGCTGGCCGGGACCACCGGGCAGGCGATCGACTTCTACCTCCCGGCCGTGGTCATCCAGGCCGCGCAGGGGGCGGTCTTCCTGCTGTCGATGCTGGTGCGGTGGCCCGTGGTCGGGCTGGTGGTGGGCGCGGTGCGCCGCGAACGGTTCGGCCGGCGCCACGATCCGGCGGCCCGGCGGCGCTACCAGCTGTGCACGGCGGTGTTCGTGGTGAAGTGCGCCATCGCGACGGCGGTGCTGATGCCGCTGTACGTGGCCGGGCAGACCACCGCCCTCGGCATCGCCGCCACGCTGCTGGGCGGGGCGCCCTCGGCGGGCGCCTGCCTCTACCTGTGCTGGCGGATACTCCGCGAAGACTCGCCGGCTGCCTAGGCTGCGCAGGCAAAAGGGACCCGCGCCGTCACCCAGGACGGAGCAGTGTGTGGTGCGCGTCGAGGCCTTCCGGGGTGAAGGCGATGCCGGTGACGGCCTCGCCCAGCGCGAGCAGCCACGCAGCGGCGTTGCCCGCCGGTGCCGGCAGGGAAGTGGTGAAGGGAGCCAGGGGCGCCGGGACGTCGCCTTGGCCCGGCCGGATCAC
Protein-coding sequences here:
- a CDS encoding TetR family transcriptional regulator; protein product: MMEDDTHGRPGRWRSGAESKQRILRTARELFGEHGYGATTVRAIATAAGVDPAMVFYFFGTKQGLFGAAVEMSGTVPPAIESIFAGDLDTTGERIVRTLVENLDKSGRTPLVMLTRSAPTDARSEALLREFIDREITDRLAALLGTPDAALRAAMVNVQILGLTVARYIMRIEPIASSSVDELVERFGPLVQHCLTGPMAPS
- a CDS encoding NAD(P)/FAD-dependent oxidoreductase, producing the protein MRVIVIGAGLGGLTLAHGLRRAGIDVAVYERDGARGRPQGVSLHVDDRGAAALRACLPPAHAAMAEATMGGPREQTLTLSDVEGELTVVGTRPSDGSAGRARPGRQVHRPLLRAVLLTGLDDVVRFGAEFTRFERRADGTVRVFFADGAAVTGDVLVGADGAGSAVRRRYLPDVRVADTGRRMIMGATPLRAVAGTGLPALVGDNPAVARVGGTMMALGVLRFTRRPVAAREELLPALSSRAVVDTEDYVMWALPGTPERLGSPATVWRRAQDLAAGLHPTLRLIVAEAWPDLTAALRIGTIPPMPAWPASPVTVIGDAIHLAPGFGANLAMRDAHRLGEALAEADRGRLDLLGAIGAYEDTMRRTSFTPVAAKASA
- a CDS encoding DUF3159 domain-containing protein codes for the protein MSLDVLTRKSLSLFDAVGGWRTVVESVVSRVVFLVASLLTGRVWTAALIAVGAVAVLAIVRVWTDRRPWPAAIGLAIVGGSALLAGTTGQAIDFYLPAVVIQAAQGAVFLLSMLVRWPVVGLVVGAVRRERFGRRHDPAARRRYQLCTAVFVVKCAIATAVLMPLYVAGQTTALGIAATLLGGAPSAGACLYLCWRILREDSPAA